The following coding sequences are from one Eucalyptus grandis isolate ANBG69807.140 chromosome 11, ASM1654582v1, whole genome shotgun sequence window:
- the LOC104426193 gene encoding 26S proteasome non-ATPase regulatory subunit 6 has translation MEGEEGSQQPHLVLAHKLFLLRHPDVQDIDRVRLEEEVLASIESDDMVALYEALVAESVLEMDRGLLDSMRARIGEELKKLDEKITDAEENLGESEVREAHLAKSLFFIRIGDKEKALEQLKVTESKTVAVGQKMDLVFYTLQLAFFYMDFDLISKSIDKAKSLFEEGGDWERKNRLKVYEGLYCMATRNFKKAANLFLDSISTFTTYELFPYDTFVFYTVLTGIMSLDRVSLKQKVVDAPEILTVIGKIPHLSEFLNSLYDCQYKSFFCAFAGLTEQIKLDRYLHPHFRYYMREVRTVVYSQFLESYKSVTIEAMARAFGGTVDFIDLELSQFIAAGKLHCKIDKVAGVLETNRPDAKNALYQATIKQGDFLLNRIQKLSRVIDL, from the exons ATGGAAGGCGAGGAAGGATCGCAGCAGCCTCACCTCGTCCTCGCCCACAAGCTCTTCCTCCTCAGGCACCCGGACGTCCAGGACATCGACAGGGTCCGCCTCGAGGAGGAGGTCCTCGCTTCCATCGAGTCCGACG ATATGGTCGCGCTGTACGAGGCCCTGGTGGCGGAGTCGGTCCTGGAGATGGATCGGGGGCTTCTGGATTCGATGCGCGCGCGCATTGGGGAGGAGCTGAAGAAGCTTGATGAGAA GATCACTGATGCTGAAGAAAACTTGGGGGAAAGTGAAGTTAGGGAAGCTCACTTAGCTAAATCCCTGTTTTTCATTCGAATCGGTGAcaag GAGAAAGCACTGGAACAACTTAAGGTTACAGAAAGTAAAACAGTGGCTGTAGGGCAGAAAATGGATTTGGTCTTCTACACCCTTCAGCTGGCTTTCTTCTACATGGATTTTGATCtcatttccaaaagcattgATAAAGCAAAAAG CTTATTTGAAGAGGGAGGTGATTGGGAACGGAAAAACCGTTTGAAGGTGTACGAAGGCTTGTATTGCATGGCGACACGAAATTTTAAGAAGGCTGCTAATTTATTTCTGGATTCCATTTCAACCTTCACAACTTATGAGCTCTTCCCTTATGACACCTTTGTATTCTACACTGTTCTTACTGGCATCATGTCTTTGGATAGAGTTTCCTTGAAGCAGAAG GTTGTGGATGCTCCTGAGATCTTGACGGTGATCGGAAAAATCCCCCATCTTTCAGAGTTTTTGAACTCTCTTTATGATTGTCAATACAAATcctttttttgtgcttttg CTGGCCTGACTGAGCAAATAAAATTGGATCGGTATTTGCACCCTCATTTTCGCTATTACATGAGGGAAGTCAGGACTGTCGTTTATTCCCAGTTCCTGGAATCCTATAAGAGTGTTACGATTGAAGCAATGGCAAGAGCATTTGGAGGAACAGTGGATTTTATTGATCT AGAACTATCTCAATTTATTGCTGCTGGCAAGCTTCACTGCAAAATTGATAAAGTTGCAGGTGTTCTCGAAACCAACCGACCAGATGCAAAGAATGCTCTTTACCAAGCGACCATAAAGCAAGGAGATTTCTTATTAAATCGGATTCAGAAGCTTTCTCGTGTTATTGATCTGTAA
- the LOC104426196 gene encoding heme chaperone HemW encodes MLRSTFTSIFFTFPTRPRIQNSLFRPVARTFADASPGVRLNAALALPPTIQAVLEPPKSAYIHLPFCRKRCHYCDFPIVALGSLNQSEDDPRMVNYIQLLAREIEATRAGFKTNPPLETVFFGGGTPSLVPPRLVSSILELLRVKFGLAADAEVSMEMDPGTFDARKMNDLMELGVNRVSLGVQAFQEELLKACGRAHGVEEVHEAIQIVKSCGVENWSMDLISSLPHQTHEMWEESLHLTIEASPAHVSVYDLQVEQGTKFGRLYSPGEFPLPSDSQSADFYRTASRILSNASYNHYEISSYGRDGFECKHNLTYWKNSPFYAFGLGSASYVKGLRFSRPRRMNEYMDYVKKLEEGMKDSCGDDHVEADDLAMDVVMLSLRTARGLDLRSFRESFGDSLLLSLCMVYEPYLDSGHMIFMDENRKVIPARELNTLLMDTGNITRRLAYMRLSDPDGFLLSNELISLAFGVITP; translated from the exons ATGCTCAGATCAACGTTCACTTCCATTTTCTTTACATTCCCCACGAGACCCAGAATTCAGAACTCTCTCTTTCGACCCGTTGCCCGCACTTTCGCAGACGCCTCGCCAGGTGTTCGACTAAATGCCGCACTCGCTCTTCCTCCCACAATCCAAGCGGTGCTGGAGCCCCCCAAATCGGCTTACATCCATCTTCCATTCTGCAGAAAGCGCTGCCACTATTGTGACTTCCCCATTGTTGCTCTCGGGTCGTTAAACCAGAGCGAGGATGACCCGCGGATGGTGAATTATATACAACTGCTTGCACGTGAAATCGAGGCAACGAGAGCCGGATTCAAGACCAACCCTCCTCTTGAAACTGTGTTTTTTGGAGGTGGCACTCCGTCTCTGGTGCCGCCGAGGCTTGTTTCTTCAATCTTGGAATTGTTGAGAGTAAAATTCGGGTTGGCGGCGGATGCGGAGGTATCGATGGAGATGGACCCCGGCACTTTCGACGCAAGGAAGATGAATGATTTGATGGAGTTGGGTGTAAATAGAGTGTCATTAGGCGTTCAGGCATTTCAAGAAGAGTTGTTGAAGGCCTGTGGGAGGGCACATGGTGTTGAAGAAGTCCATGAGGCTATTCAAATCGTTAAGTCTTGTGGTGTTGAGAATTGGAGCATGGACCTCATCTCATCTCTCCCTCATCAGACACATGAAATGTGGGAGGAAAGTTTGCATTTGACGATCGAAGCATCCCCTGCTCATGTCTCTGTCTATGACTTGCAAGTGGAACAAGGCACGAAATTTGGAAGACT GTACTCACCAGGGGAATTTCCTCTGCCTTCGGATTCACAATCTGCGGACTTCTACAGAACAGCATCAAGGATACTATCTAATGCAAGCTACAACCACTATGAGATCAGCAGCTACGGCCGAGATGGATTTGAGTGCAAGCACAATCTTACATACTGGAAGAACTCGCCTTTTTATGCTTTTGGCCTTGGCTCTGCTAGTTATGTTAAGGGATTGAGGTTTTCAAGACCAAGGAGGATGAATGAATACATGGATTATGTGAAGAAGTTGGAGGAGGGAATGAAAGACTCGTGTGGAGATGATCATGTTGAAGCTGATGATTTGGCCATGGATGTTGTGATGCTCTCTCTGAGAACAGCAAGAGGTTTGGACTTGAGATCATTCAGGGAATCATTTGGCGactcccttcttctctctctttgcatGGTTTATGAACCTTACTTAGATAGTGGGCACATGATTTTCATGGACGAGAACCGCAAAGTCATTCCTGCCAGGGAATTGAACACCCTGCTAATGGACACAGGCAACATCACAAGAAGATTGGCTTATATGAGGCTCAGCGATCCAGATggttttcttttgtcaaatgaACTCATCTCGCTTGCATTTGGGGTCATAACTCCATAA
- the LOC104426194 gene encoding uncharacterized protein LOC104426194 isoform X2 yields MERFPATAPVVFFVAIFLGLQFTVSSASPAEINHDLTKSAAARNLKQEQERPHEVHCSRERSRVARQIIEEYLMPFVKRENFQMSSPCKLHPDNDMFQDQEEHKIHVDINEWRCGYCKKSFRAERFLDQHFDNRHHNLLNVSRNICLADLCGALHCDFVINSKSQKTKCNPAAAARNRHLCESLADTCFPVNQGLSASRLHELFLHQFCDAHTCSEKKKPFPRGGLKLPNILYLATSILTLMLLPFIYLIVFLHQRDMTGKQELKRIKKRTKPS; encoded by the exons ATGGAAAGATTTCCGGCGACCGCTCCGGTCGTCTTCTTCGTCGCGATCTTCCTAGGGCTCCAGTTCACGGTCTCCTCTGCATCTCCAGCTGAAATCAACCAC GACTTGACGAAGTCTGCAGCTGCAAG AAATCTTAAGCAAGAACAAGAGCGTCCTCATGAAGTACATTGTTCTAGAGAAAGAAGTCGGGTGGCGCGGCAAATCATTGAGGAG TATTTGATGCCGTTTGTCAAACGAGAAAACTTTCAGATGTCAAGTCCGTGTAAGCTTCACCCTGATAACGACATGTTCCAAGATCAAGAGGAGCATAAAATTCATGTCGACATAAATGAGTGGCGCTGTGGATACTGTAAGAAAAGCTTTCGTGCTGAGAGGTTTCTTGATCAGCATTTTGATAACAGGCACCACAACCTTCTGAATGTC AGTCGTAACATATGTTTGGCTGATCTATGTGGCGCATTGCATTGTGATTTTGTAATCAATTCAAAGTCACAAAAGACTAAGTGCAATCCTGCTGCCGCCGCCAGGAACCGCCACCTATGCGAG AGTCTTGCTGATACCTGTTTTCCTGTAAATCAAGGTCTTTCGGCAAGCCGACTTCATG AATTGTTTCTGCACCAATTTTGCGATGCTCACACTTGctctgaaaagaaaaagccttTTCCAAGAGGAGGACTG AAGCTACCTAATATACTGTATCTGGCAACTTCAATATTGACGCTGATGCTCCTTCCTTTTATCTATCTCATTGTATTTTTACATCAGAG GGACATGACAGGAAAACAAGAACTTAAACGcataaaaaagagaacaaagcCTTCTTAA
- the LOC104426194 gene encoding uncharacterized protein LOC104426194 isoform X1 codes for MERFPATAPVVFFVAIFLGLQFTVSSASPAEINHDLTKSAAARNLKQEQERPHEVHCSRERSRVARQIIEEYLMPFVKRENFQMSSPCKLHPDNDMFQDQEEHKIHVDINEWRCGYCKKSFRAERFLDQHFDNRHHNLLNVSRNICLADLCGALHCDFVINSKSQKTKCNPAAAARNRHLCESLADTCFPVNQGLSASRLHELFLHQFCDAHTCSEKKKPFPRGGLKLPNILYLATSILTLMLLPFIYLIVFLHQRYHFSPSLILVDSFLLKNMRQLDIPTNCGLQTPVFQYILAILLAAFQFFSYHMGIRILVSCFVGT; via the exons ATGGAAAGATTTCCGGCGACCGCTCCGGTCGTCTTCTTCGTCGCGATCTTCCTAGGGCTCCAGTTCACGGTCTCCTCTGCATCTCCAGCTGAAATCAACCAC GACTTGACGAAGTCTGCAGCTGCAAG AAATCTTAAGCAAGAACAAGAGCGTCCTCATGAAGTACATTGTTCTAGAGAAAGAAGTCGGGTGGCGCGGCAAATCATTGAGGAG TATTTGATGCCGTTTGTCAAACGAGAAAACTTTCAGATGTCAAGTCCGTGTAAGCTTCACCCTGATAACGACATGTTCCAAGATCAAGAGGAGCATAAAATTCATGTCGACATAAATGAGTGGCGCTGTGGATACTGTAAGAAAAGCTTTCGTGCTGAGAGGTTTCTTGATCAGCATTTTGATAACAGGCACCACAACCTTCTGAATGTC AGTCGTAACATATGTTTGGCTGATCTATGTGGCGCATTGCATTGTGATTTTGTAATCAATTCAAAGTCACAAAAGACTAAGTGCAATCCTGCTGCCGCCGCCAGGAACCGCCACCTATGCGAG AGTCTTGCTGATACCTGTTTTCCTGTAAATCAAGGTCTTTCGGCAAGCCGACTTCATG AATTGTTTCTGCACCAATTTTGCGATGCTCACACTTGctctgaaaagaaaaagccttTTCCAAGAGGAGGACTG AAGCTACCTAATATACTGTATCTGGCAACTTCAATATTGACGCTGATGCTCCTTCCTTTTATCTATCTCATTGTATTTTTACATCAGAGGTACCATTTCTCCCCCTCTTTAATTTTGGTGGACtcatttttgcttaaaaacatGAGGCAGCTTGATATCCCAACTAATTGTGGGTTACAAACTCCCGTTTTCCAATATATTTTGGCAATTTTGCTGGCTGCCTTTCAGTTTTTCAGTTACCATATGGGAATAAGAATTCTCGTTTCCTGTTTTGTAGGGACATGA
- the LOC104426197 gene encoding adenine/guanine permease AZG2, giving the protein MGGEICGRTGSGSCAGLRNSWRNMERRLNEAVSRSRVGKYFKLEARKSCFTTELRAGTATFLTMAYIISVNATIITDSGGTCSAADCTVPGSPGCTLKPDLGYENCLGRTKRDLVVATILSGMIGSFAMGILANLPLGLAPAMGQNAYLAYNLVGYHGSGPLSYQTALAVILVEGGAFLAISALGLRAKLARFIPHPVRLACAAGIGLFIAFVGLQVHQGLGLVGPDPNTLVTVTACATTNPATGECLGGTMRSPTFWLGSVGFFVISFGLMKNVKGSIICGIVLVTVISWFRGTAVTYFPSTPLGDERFNYFKEVVDFHKIKSTAGAFSFANFNRTEVWVALVTLLYVDILGVTAILYTMAELGGFTDDRGRFEGEYMAYMVDAGSTMVGSALGVSTTGTFVESSAGMREGGRTGLTAVVVGLYFFASLFFTPLLSSVPPWAIGPSLVMVGALMMKVVRDINWENLKEGVPAFVTILLMPLTYSIANGIIGGIGVYVALSLYDIVKGRVLWLMKMRKVVAKEQNQVSASASAEAEAPAEAAREIV; this is encoded by the coding sequence ATGGGAGgtgaaatttgtggaagaacGGGAAGCGGGTCCTGCGCGGGGCTCAGGAATTCATGGAGGAACATGGAGAGGCGCCTCAACGAAGCCGTCTCGAGGAGCCGGGTCGGCAAGTACTTCAAGCTCGAGGCGAGGAAGAGCTGCTTCACGACGGAGCTCCGCGCGGGCACGGCCACTTTCCTCACCATGGCTTACATCATCTCGGTGAACGCCACCATCATCACCGACTCGGGTGGGACGTGCTCCGCCGCGGACTGCACCGTCCCCGGGAGCCCCGGCTGCACGCTGAAGCCCGACCTGGGCTACGAGAACTGCCTCGGCCGGACCAAGAGGGACCTGGTCGTCGCCACCATCTTGTCGGGCATGATCGGTTCGTTTGCCATGGGGATACTGGCCAACCTCCCCCTGGGGCTCGCCCCAGCGATGGGCCAAAACGCCTACTTGGCCTACAACTTGGTGGGTTACCATGGCTCCGGGCCCCTCTCGTACCAGACCGCCCTCGCCGTGATCCTTGTCGAGGGCGGCGCCTTCCTCGCCATATCCGCCCTCGGGCTCCGGGCCAAGCTCGCGAGGTTCATACCCCATCCGGTTCGGCTGGCTTGCGCGGCCGGCATTGGCCTTTTCATCGCGTTCGTGGGCTTGCAAGTGCACCAGGGCTTGGGCCTCGTTGGGCCTGACCCGAACACACTCGTGACCGTCACGGCCTGTGCGACAACAAATCCGGCGACCGGCGAGTGCTTGGGCGGCACGATGAGGAGCCCAACGTTTTGGCTGGGCTCAGTTGGGTTCTTCGTAATTTCTTTTGGGCTGATGAAAAATGTCAAAGGCAGCATCATTTGTGGCATTGTTCTTGTGACAGTCATTTCCTGGTTTAGAGGCACTGCCGTTACATATTTCCCGTCCACCCCGCTGGGTGATGAAAGATTCAATTATTTCAAGGAAGTAGTCGATTTTCATAAGATTAAGTCCACGGCCGGCGCCTTTAGCTTTGCGAATTTCAACCGGACCGAGGTCTGGGTGGCTCTCGTGACGCTACTATACGTTGACATCCTCGGCGTCACCGCAATATTGTACACCATGGCCGAGCTCGGGGGCTTCACCGATGATCGGGGCAGGTTCGAGGGGGAGTACATGGCGTACATGGTGGATGCTGGCTCCACCATGGTGGGGTCAGCCCTAGGGGTCTCGACCACTGGGACGTTTGTGGAGTCCTCAGCGGGGATGAGGGAAGGGGGTCGGACCGGGCTGACGGCAGTGGTCGTCGGGCTCTACTTCTTCGCATCGCTGTTCTTCACGCCCTTGCTGAGCAGCGTCCCTCCATGGGCCATAGGCCCGTCGCTGGTCATGGTCGGAGCGTTGATGATGAAGGTGGTGAGGGACATCAATTGGGAGAATCTGAAGGAGGGAGTGCCTGCATTCGTGACCATCCTTCTCATGCCCCTGACTTACTCGATAGCCAACGGGATCATCGGCGGGATCGGGGTCTACGTTGCTCTGAGCTTGTACGACATCGTGAAGGGGCGCGTCCTGTGGCTGATGAAGATGAGGAAGGTGGTGGCCAAGGAGCAGAATCAAGTGTCAGCTTCAGCCAGCGCCGAAGCAGAGGCCCCGGCCGAAGCCGCCCGTGAAATTGTTTGA
- the LOC104426198 gene encoding B3 domain-containing protein Os01g0905400, which translates to MGCKMEACAECSRNCVILHGKNKNASPNVSSFFKVMIGSQFSELLYIPPKFAPTISGQLNQNIRLEDSGGRQWEVTLSKVDGSFAFQRGWNAFSRDHGLEVGYFLLFYYLGSHFRVDIYDRTGCRKVDFPENWTSKKRSRSSRNSSDDPTGEKSSSESASVVSGASAELDQCNRGTNVEEAVKQMASVCLKSGGKSQPLSKMVFAEELSFMMDRHIENREGEEVRPAFDLFDFEMKNNKTCAGGNPCTVDGTGPSSVGAVLSQLCQDEAGLADKDPILDSVNNRTCEETDQNIKKLENSGNLEGLDKQETLMNNCKNEVLPDVKRELMEMDEDNNCEVERPRVIKQEQVEMTPGHWSTKMANLEIYGKKPIVKAEYTASDGQLAKGEAINAKASSVHMAANTSYSVKVVTDCHSYLELPADLPSSFFKGSSSRDRKVVFLTDPSKRTWPVLYHERLGVRSLTSGWDGFRLANGIQRGDDCVFQLQILSNSQSLYKVSITR; encoded by the exons ATGGGCTGCAAGATGGAAGCCTGTGCAGAATGCTCAAGGAATTGTGTAATTCTTCatggaaagaacaaaaacgcatcACCTAATGTTAGCTCCTTTTTCAAGGTCATGATCGGCAGTCAATTTTCTGAGCTTTTG TACATTCCTCCAAAATTTGCTCCCACAATTTCAGGACAGCTTAATCAAAATATCCGTCTGGAAGATTCAGGTGGGAGGCAATGGGAAGTGACATTGTCCAAGGTTGATGGATCCTTTGCATTCCAGAGAGGTTGGAATGCTTTTTCACGCGACCATGGTTTAGAAGTTGGATATTTTCTGTTGTTCTATTACCTGGGTTCCCACTTCAGGGTCGACATATATGATCGGACTGGATGCAGAAAAGTAGATTTTCCAGAAAACTGGACCAGTAAGAAAAGAAGTAGGAGTAGTAGAAATTCTTCAGATGACCCCACTGGTGAGAAGAGTTCAAGTGAGAGTGCTTCAGTTGTTTCTGGGGCATCAGCTGAGCTAGATCAATGCAATCGCGGAACAAATGTGGAAGAAGCAGTGAAACAGATGGCATCGGTATGTCTAAAGAGTGGTGGGAAAAGTCAACCTCTTTCCAAAATGGTCTTTGCTGAAGAATTGAGCTTTATGATGGATAGACACATTGAGaacagagagggagaagagGTGCGACCTGCATTTGActtgtttgattttgaaatgaagaaCAACAAAACCTGTGCTGGTGGAAATCCGTGTACTGTGGATGGGACTGGACCTTCTTCTGTTGGAGCTGTTTTATCACAATTATGTCAAGATGAAGCTGGATTAGCTGATAAAGACCCAATTTTGGATTCTGTCAATAACAGGACATGTGAGGAAACAGATCAAAACATCAAAAAACTCGAAAATAGTGGAAACTTAGAAGGGTTAGATAAACAAGAGACTCTCATGAATAACTGCAAGA ATGAAGTGTTGCCAGATGTCAAAAGAGAGCTGATGGAGATGGATGAAGATAACAATTGTGAAG TTGAAAGGCCAAGGGTTATTAAACAAGAGCAAGTGGAGATGACTCCTGGACACTGGAGTACCAAAATGGCTAATCTGGAAATCTATG GAAAAAAGCCAATTGTTAAGGCGGAGTATACTGCAAGTGATGGACAGCTAGCAAAGGGTGAAGCTATCAATGCAAAGGCTTCTTCAGTACATATGGCTGCCAATACCTCCTATTCAGTCAAAGTCGTGACGGACTGCCATTCTTATCTA GAGTTGCCTGCTGACCTTCCATCGTCATTTTTCAAGGGATCTTCTTCAAGAGACCGGAAAGTTGTGTTTCTCACGGATCCATCTAAGAGAACATGGCCAGTCCTTTACCATGAAAGATTGGGAGTAAGATCACTAACGTCCGGGTGGGATGGCTTTCGCCTGGCGAATGGCATCCAGCGGGGAGATGATTGTGTATTTCAACTCCAAATCCTGTCCAACTCCCAGTCTCTGTATAAAGTCTCCATCACCAGGTAA
- the LOC104426199 gene encoding protein NOI4 — MASAGRPLPKFGEWDVNNPASAEGFTVIFNKARDEKKTSGTTANMMSPRRNVSPRRSNSTYNKKEKRQQSPKRKWLCCG, encoded by the exons ATGGCTTCG GCAGGTCGGCCACTGCCCAAATTCGGGGAGTGGGATGTGAACAACCCGGCATCCGCCGAGGGATTTACCGTCATCTTCAACAAGGCCAGAGACGAGAAAAAGACCAGCGGGACCACAGCGAACATGATGTCCCCTCGAAGGAACGTGTCCCCTCGAAGAAGCAATTCGACTTAcaacaagaaggagaagaggcaGCAGAGTCCTAAG AGAAAATGGCTCTGCTGCGGCTAA
- the LOC104426200 gene encoding mitochondrial import inner membrane translocase subunit TIM22-4 — protein MASNPASETTGNDSSGLKEAEKPHIQPLRLPTHEEIRGQDIWNNCAVRSVFSGIMGGGLGIFMGMLLGALDNPIMQDQMSGKQQFIYAAKQMGQRSWHSAKTFAVMGFVFSAAECVVEKARAKHDTTNTVVAGCVTGGTMSARGGPKAACAGCAGFAAFSVLIEKFLDSH, from the exons ATGGCCAGCAATCCAGCATCTGAAACAACCGGTAATGATTCTTCGGGCTTGAAAGAAGCAGAGAAGCCTCATATTCAGCCATTAAGATTGCCTACACATGAGGAGATTCGTGGTCAGGATATTTGGAACAATTGTGCTGTTCGCAGTGTTTTCAGTGGAATCATGG GAGGTGGCCTTGGGATCTTTATGGGCATGCTTCTCGGAGCACTGGACAATCCTATAATGCAGGACCAAATGAGCGGAAAGCAACAGTTCATTTACGCTGCAAAGCAGATGGGGCAAAGAAGTTGGCACTCAGCGAAAACATTTGCAGTCATGGGCTTTGTTTTTTCAGCTGCTGAGTGTGTTGTGGAGAAG GCAAGGGCAAAGCATGATACCACAAATACAGTTGTTGCTGGCTGTGTTACTGGCGGTACTATGTCGGCAAGAG GCGGTCCTAAAGCAGCATGTGCTGGTTGTGCTGGCTTTGCAGCATTTTCTGTTCTCATTGAGAAATTTTTAGATAGTCATTAG